From the Halalkalicoccus sp. CGA53 genome, one window contains:
- a CDS encoding nitroreductase family protein: MDTSEVIRTRRSVREYRDEPIDDALLEELVELATLAPSSYNMQPWEFLVCREERTLERLRDCAYDQPQVTDSAATVVLLGNLDPAAHARPILEDSLEKKYIESRNAVERRIDRIEGKREDPIEDRRLWTTKSTSLAAMTLMLAAWDRGIASCPMEGFDADALCREFGIDPESYDPVMLITLGFPAEDAEDIVRERKHRRPIDDLCHFESFGPTT, from the coding sequence ATGGACACCTCGGAGGTCATCCGAACCCGCCGGTCGGTCCGCGAGTACCGGGACGAGCCGATCGACGACGCGCTGCTCGAGGAGTTGGTCGAACTCGCCACCCTCGCGCCATCGAGTTACAACATGCAGCCGTGGGAGTTCCTCGTCTGCCGGGAGGAGAGAACGCTCGAACGGCTCCGCGACTGTGCCTACGACCAGCCGCAGGTGACCGACAGCGCGGCGACAGTCGTCCTCCTGGGGAACCTCGATCCGGCGGCGCACGCCCGTCCGATCCTTGAGGACTCCCTCGAGAAGAAGTACATCGAGAGCCGGAACGCGGTCGAGCGCCGGATCGACCGGATCGAGGGGAAACGCGAGGACCCGATCGAGGATCGCCGGCTCTGGACGACCAAGAGCACGTCGCTCGCGGCGATGACGCTCATGCTCGCCGCCTGGGACCGCGGGATCGCCTCCTGTCCGATGGAGGGCTTCGACGCCGACGCGCTCTGTCGGGAGTTCGGAATCGACCCCGAGTCCTACGACCCGGTGATGCTGATCACGCTCGGTTTCCCGGCCGAGGACGCCGAAGACATCGTTCGCGAGCGGAAACACCGACGGCCGATCGACGACCTGTGTCACTTCGAGTCGTTCGGTCCGACCACCTGA
- a CDS encoding cytochrome P450, translating into MAVRPPGPKGVPVMGSTAQYARDPFRFMDAVRDAYGDIARFELGREWTYMLTNPADVERVLLTEESAYEKPEFQTDALGELLGSGLILSEGELWRRMRELSAPAFGSDRLSSLVPTMVSHTEAMTERWDDGNRIAIEPEMARVTVAIITDAMFGDDLGRERIRRVQENLEPLGRRFEPDPIRFLLPNWVPTAGNRAYRASIAVLDGVLEEVLAERGPSPEGGDLLSILVRAREEGLIDGTQVRDELMTMLLAGHDTTALTLTYAWWLLGTHPEVEARLHEEFDSILGGEPPQTARQVRELQYAGWVLNEAMRLYPPVYTMFRQAKRDVRLAGYGIEAGSMLMLPQWAIHRDPRWFDDPEEFDPERWRPDRAAARHRFSFFPFGGGSRSCIGRQLSLLEAKVILATVASEYRLRPVGDRTFDLRASLTLHPRELIEMQVRER; encoded by the coding sequence ATGGCAGTGAGGCCACCGGGACCGAAGGGGGTCCCGGTCATGGGGAGTACGGCCCAGTACGCGCGCGACCCGTTCCGGTTCATGGACGCGGTGCGCGACGCCTACGGCGACATCGCCCGGTTCGAACTCGGCCGGGAGTGGACGTACATGCTCACGAACCCGGCGGACGTCGAACGGGTGCTGCTCACCGAGGAGAGTGCGTACGAAAAGCCCGAGTTCCAGACCGACGCCCTCGGCGAGTTACTGGGGAGTGGACTGATCCTGAGCGAGGGCGAGCTCTGGCGGCGGATGCGCGAACTCTCGGCCCCCGCGTTCGGGAGCGACCGTCTCTCGTCGCTCGTCCCGACGATGGTCTCGCACACCGAGGCGATGACCGAGCGCTGGGACGACGGCAACCGGATCGCGATTGAACCGGAGATGGCCCGGGTGACCGTCGCTATCATCACCGACGCGATGTTCGGCGACGACCTCGGCCGGGAGCGGATAAGGCGTGTCCAGGAGAACCTCGAACCGCTCGGCCGACGTTTCGAGCCCGATCCGATCCGCTTTCTCCTCCCGAACTGGGTACCGACCGCGGGAAACCGCGCCTACCGGGCGTCGATCGCCGTGCTCGACGGCGTGCTGGAGGAGGTGCTCGCGGAACGGGGGCCGAGCCCCGAGGGTGGCGACCTGCTCTCGATCCTCGTCCGTGCGCGGGAGGAGGGCCTGATCGACGGGACACAGGTCCGCGACGAGCTGATGACGATGCTGCTCGCCGGCCACGACACGACCGCGTTGACGCTCACCTACGCCTGGTGGCTGCTCGGCACGCACCCCGAGGTAGAGGCGCGGCTCCACGAGGAGTTCGACTCGATCCTCGGTGGCGAGCCGCCGCAGACCGCCCGACAGGTGCGCGAGTTGCAGTACGCCGGGTGGGTGCTGAACGAGGCGATGCGGCTCTACCCACCCGTATACACCATGTTCCGGCAGGCGAAACGGGACGTCAGGCTCGCGGGCTACGGGATCGAGGCGGGGTCGATGCTGATGCTTCCCCAGTGGGCGATCCACCGGGACCCGCGGTGGTTCGACGATCCAGAAGAGTTCGATCCGGAACGGTGGCGTCCCGACCGAGCGGCGGCTCGCCACCGGTTCTCGTTCTTCCCGTTCGGCGGCGGTTCCCGGAGCTGTATCGGCCGACAGCTCTCGCTCCTGGAGGCGAAGGTGATCCTCGCGACCGTCGCGAGCGAGTATCGGTTGCGCCCGGTCGGCGACCGTACGTTCGACCTCAGGGCGTCGCTCACCCTGCATCCGAGGGAGCTGATCGAGATGCAGGTTCGCGAGCGCTGA
- a CDS encoding MFS transporter, with protein MRWRYRETVLALCTVAFFATMVARLVISPVVPSITAEFAVSNTVVGLALTGMWMAYALSQFPSGVLADRYGERVVILVAIWGTGVTSLLLALSPNYPAFLLVAICLGGVAGLHYSVGTTLLARTYRDIGTAIGLHNAGAPAAGLLAPIAAAWVGVQYGWRPAVALGALVAIPAAVLFAWRVEPTEPQRPEQPMRERFQVGPVRDLLSRPEIAFTVGLSVLCAFVWQGTASFLPTFVIEHRGGSPALAGVVFSAYFVVQGVVQVGVGALSDRIGRDRTAAGCMVAGVLGFSLFVVGSGLPSMALAVLLVGTGLSWSAAVLPRFMDHLSESERSAGFGLVRTVYMVIGSLGSVGVGLVADTFGWAVSFGMLVASLSIVLCALVTNRLLGLGY; from the coding sequence ATGCGCTGGCGATACCGGGAGACCGTCCTCGCGCTCTGTACCGTCGCGTTCTTCGCGACGATGGTCGCGCGGCTGGTTATCAGCCCGGTAGTGCCGTCGATCACCGCGGAGTTCGCGGTGTCGAACACGGTCGTCGGCCTCGCGCTCACCGGGATGTGGATGGCCTACGCGCTCTCGCAGTTTCCCAGTGGGGTGCTCGCCGATCGCTACGGCGAACGGGTCGTGATTCTCGTCGCGATCTGGGGGACCGGGGTGACGAGCCTGCTGCTCGCGCTCTCGCCGAACTACCCCGCCTTCTTACTCGTCGCGATCTGTCTCGGCGGCGTCGCCGGCCTCCACTACAGCGTCGGGACGACGCTGCTCGCCCGCACCTACCGGGACATCGGCACCGCGATCGGACTCCACAACGCCGGTGCGCCGGCCGCCGGACTGCTCGCGCCGATCGCCGCCGCGTGGGTCGGCGTCCAGTACGGCTGGCGGCCCGCGGTCGCGCTCGGCGCGCTCGTCGCGATCCCCGCCGCGGTCCTCTTCGCCTGGAGGGTCGAACCGACGGAGCCACAGCGGCCCGAGCAGCCGATGCGCGAACGGTTCCAGGTCGGACCCGTCCGCGACCTGCTTTCGAGACCGGAGATCGCCTTCACCGTCGGTCTCTCCGTGCTCTGTGCGTTCGTCTGGCAGGGCACCGCCTCCTTCCTCCCGACGTTCGTGATCGAGCACCGGGGCGGCTCGCCGGCGCTCGCGGGCGTCGTCTTCTCCGCGTACTTCGTCGTCCAGGGCGTCGTGCAGGTCGGCGTCGGCGCGCTCTCCGACCGGATCGGTCGCGACCGCACCGCGGCCGGCTGTATGGTCGCCGGTGTCCTCGGGTTCTCGCTGTTCGTCGTCGGGTCGGGACTCCCCTCGATGGCGCTCGCCGTTCTCCTCGTCGGCACGGGGCTTAGCTGGTCGGCCGCGGTGCTCCCCCGCTTCATGGACCACCTCTCCGAGTCGGAGCGGAGCGCCGGCTTCGGGCTGGTTCGAACCGTCTACATGGTGATCGGCTCGCTCGGGTCCGTCGGCGTCGGCCTCGTCGCCGACACCTTCGGCTGGGCCGTCTCGTTCGGCATGCTCGTCGCCTCCCTCTCGATCGTCCTCTGTGCGCTCGTCACCAATCGGCTGCTCGGCCTCGGGTACTGA
- a CDS encoding cbb3-type cytochrome c oxidase subunit I, translating into MFVDLLLGVLVGMLALCGPVALSRRLERDSGPNGTDPSDGAVRPDGGYPSEHGVERAKPTGVLRWLTTVDHTDIGLLYFAVAGAAFFWGGTDAIMLRTELLTPETEVFTIETYNALFTMHGITMLFLFATPAIFGFVNYFLPVLIGADDMAFPRVNAIAFWLLPVSFVLIRADMLTDMPGHVIALVDPALAEPLFAISPMEAGWTMYPPMSAEMVSPHLDLVLLGLHLSGIATVMGAINVIATIFTERAPEIDWNRLDILSWTFLAQAGLILFAFPMLGSVLLMLLADRNLGTQFFTVEGGGPILYQHLFWFFGHPEVYIVVLPPMGLISFILPKFAGRKLFGFKFIVYSTLAIAVLSFGVWAHHMFTTGIDPRVRGAFMAVTIAIAVPSAVKVFNWITTMWQGRIRLEAPMLFCVGAIATFIVGGVTGVFLGSIPIDLRYHATYYVVGHFHLIITGFIPFAMFAGVYYWYPLFTGRMYDRRLAKIHFWTSTVGVIVTFHALLLLGALGLPRRYAEYPGEFVSLQVVATLGAFVIAVGQVVWGWNMVQSYRRGPLVDGDPWNLKEHGFFTREWEWFEARLEEGEADAVAVARDEE; encoded by the coding sequence GTGTTCGTTGATCTGCTCCTCGGCGTACTCGTCGGGATGCTCGCGCTCTGTGGTCCCGTCGCGCTCTCTCGACGGCTCGAACGGGATAGCGGACCGAACGGGACCGACCCCTCAGACGGGGCGGTCCGGCCCGACGGTGGCTACCCAAGCGAGCACGGCGTGGAGCGGGCGAAGCCGACCGGCGTGCTCCGCTGGCTGACGACGGTCGACCACACGGACATCGGGCTGCTGTACTTCGCGGTCGCCGGCGCCGCGTTCTTCTGGGGCGGCACCGACGCGATCATGCTCCGGACGGAGCTTCTCACCCCCGAGACGGAGGTCTTCACGATCGAGACGTACAACGCACTCTTCACGATGCACGGCATCACGATGCTCTTTCTCTTCGCCACCCCGGCGATCTTCGGTTTCGTGAACTACTTCCTCCCCGTCCTGATCGGCGCCGACGACATGGCCTTTCCCCGCGTCAACGCGATCGCGTTCTGGCTGCTGCCGGTCTCGTTCGTGCTCATCCGCGCGGACATGCTCACCGATATGCCCGGTCACGTGATCGCGCTCGTCGACCCGGCGCTCGCCGAGCCGCTGTTCGCCATCTCGCCGATGGAAGCCGGCTGGACGATGTACCCGCCGATGTCCGCCGAGATGGTGAGCCCACACCTCGACCTCGTCCTCCTGGGACTGCACCTCTCCGGCATCGCGACCGTGATGGGCGCGATCAACGTCATCGCGACGATCTTCACCGAGCGCGCGCCGGAGATCGACTGGAACAGGCTCGACATCCTCTCGTGGACGTTCCTCGCGCAAGCGGGGCTGATCCTCTTCGCCTTCCCGATGCTCGGCAGCGTCCTCCTGATGCTGCTGGCCGACAGGAACCTCGGGACGCAGTTCTTCACGGTCGAGGGTGGCGGGCCGATCCTCTACCAGCACCTGTTCTGGTTCTTCGGCCACCCGGAGGTCTACATCGTCGTGCTCCCGCCGATGGGGCTGATAAGCTTCATCCTCCCGAAGTTCGCGGGTCGCAAACTCTTCGGCTTCAAGTTCATCGTCTACTCGACGCTCGCCATCGCGGTGCTCAGCTTCGGCGTCTGGGCACACCACATGTTCACGACGGGGATCGATCCGCGGGTCCGAGGGGCGTTCATGGCCGTCACCATCGCAATCGCGGTGCCGAGCGCGGTCAAGGTGTTCAACTGGATCACGACGATGTGGCAGGGCCGGATACGCCTCGAGGCGCCGATGCTCTTCTGTGTCGGCGCCATCGCGACGTTCATCGTCGGCGGCGTGACGGGGGTGTTCCTCGGTTCGATCCCGATCGACCTCCGGTACCACGCGACGTACTACGTCGTCGGCCACTTCCACCTGATCATCACCGGATTCATTCCGTTCGCGATGTTCGCCGGCGTCTACTACTGGTACCCGCTGTTCACGGGACGGATGTACGATCGTCGCCTCGCGAAGATCCACTTCTGGACGAGCACGGTCGGCGTGATCGTCACCTTCCACGCACTGTTACTGCTCGGCGCGCTCGGCCTCCCGAGACGGTACGCCGAGTACCCCGGCGAGTTCGTCTCGCTCCAGGTCGTCGCCACGCTCGGGGCGTTCGTCATCGCGGTCGGTCAGGTCGTCTGGGGCTG